A single genomic interval of Caldalkalibacillus salinus harbors:
- a CDS encoding recombinase family protein translates to MNRQQAVLIDLCEKNQWEYELFKEVGSSQEYDRPQLQEMLENIRAFMYDGIVIADLDRLSRNTVHFGQIKEIIVNSGVITITPSKTYDFSKDDDDFISDVQSVLSKQEYKTIKRRLVRGTRQSAKDGNWLGKKAPIGYKYNRDTKRLEPSEDAHTIQRMFQEYIGGKSTKDIAYDFDREGVTTSVGMVWTPAGVTRMLSNIVYAGHSLYGRTTQKKVNGKRVVEKTREEEQILVENTHEALVSQEDYDEVQRIKKQRNSRPVPLKLGKHKFSS, encoded by the coding sequence TTGAACCGTCAACAAGCAGTTCTAATTGACCTTTGTGAGAAAAATCAATGGGAATATGAATTGTTTAAAGAAGTTGGTTCTTCACAAGAATATGACCGTCCACAATTACAAGAAATGTTGGAGAATATTAGAGCGTTCATGTATGACGGGATTGTAATTGCTGACCTTGACCGACTTTCAAGGAATACGGTTCACTTTGGACAAATTAAAGAAATTATTGTGAACAGTGGAGTAATAACAATCACACCAAGTAAAACATATGACTTCTCAAAAGATGATGATGATTTCATTAGTGACGTTCAAAGTGTTCTCTCGAAACAAGAGTACAAGACAATCAAAAGAAGACTTGTACGTGGGACAAGGCAATCCGCAAAGGACGGGAATTGGCTTGGTAAAAAGGCTCCCATTGGTTACAAATATAATCGTGATACAAAACGTTTAGAACCAAGTGAGGACGCTCATACGATCCAAAGAATGTTCCAAGAATACATTGGAGGAAAATCCACAAAAGATATTGCATACGACTTTGACCGTGAAGGAGTCACAACTAGTGTTGGAATGGTATGGACTCCTGCGGGTGTAACAAGAATGTTGAGTAATATTGTTTACGCTGGTCACTCCCTTTATGGACGAACCACACAAAAGAAAGTGAATGGAAAAAGAGTCGTGGAGAAAACAAGAGAAGAAGAACAAATTCTTGTTGAAAATACACATGAAGCATTGGTTTCTCAAGAGGATTATGATGAAGTCCAAAGGATCAAAAAACAACGTAACTCAAGGCCTGTTCCTCTCAAGTTAGGAAAGCACAAGTTTAGCTCTTAA